The DNA region TCCGCCTCGAAATGATCGCGGCGGTCGCCGAGGATCGGCACCCGGCGGATCAATCCCCAGGACAAGAGCTCCTTGATCGAGTTGGAGACGTTGGAGCGCGCCATGCCGAGCGTGTCGGCGATGTCCTCCGCCGTCATCGGCGCTTCCGCCAGATAGAGCAGCCCGTGGATCTGGCTGACCGAGCGGTTGACCCCCCATTGGTCGCCCATGTCGCCCCAATGCAGGATGAAGCGCTCGACGGCGGCGGGAAGTTTCTTCTTGGCGGTTATTTCTGTCATGACAGAAATATCAGATAATTCGGATTGGAAGTCAAGACCAACCAGCGGCCGTCAAAAACGTCGGGCCTGCCCGGTTCACCAGATCCGGGGATGCCATTCGTCGCGGGTGGACAAGTTTTCCTTTGCGGTGCCGAGGCCGCGGTCCAAGCTGAGGTGGATGCGAGCCGGGTTCATGCCAGGAGGAGATTGCACCATGCAAGCGTCCGACAAGGCGTTCGTTGGGTCGATTCCAGAGCTTTACGACCAGCTCTTCGTGCCGATGATCTTTGAACCCTACGCACGTGACCTGGCGCACCGCGCCAAGGCTCTCGGACCGCGTGACCTGCTCGAGACCGCCGCAGGCACCGGCGCTGTCACGCGCGCATTGTGGTCAGCGCTCGGCCGCGACACTCGCATCGTGGCGACCGACCTCAACGAACCGATGCTCGCGCGCGCAAAGTCGCAGATGCCGGACCAGGCGGATGTCAGCTGGCAACAGGCCGATGCGCTTGCGCTGCCGTTTGAGGACGCAGGCTTCGACGTCGTCGCCTGCCAGTTTGGCGTGATGTTCTTTCCCGACCGGGTCAAAGGCTACGCCGAAGCCCGCCGCGTGCTCCGCCCCGGCGGCCGCTTTCTGTTCAATGTCTGGGACAGAATCGAGGAGAATGAGTTTGCGGATGTCGTGATCCAGACGCTGCAGACCGTATTCCCGGACAACCCTCCGCAATTCCTGGCGCGCACCCCGCATGGCTACCACGACGTAGCGCGCATTCGCGCCGACCTGACCGCCGCAGGGTTCAAGGACATAGCGATCGAGACGGTCACACATCGGAGCCACGCGGCGTCCGCGTGGAATGCGGCCATCGCCTTCTGCCAGGGCTCGCCGATGCGCGGCGAGATCGAGAGCCACGGCGGGCAAAGCCTCGAAATGGCGACCCAGCGTGCTGCAGACGGGCTGGCACGTCGCTTCGGCACCGGGGCAATCGAAGGCCGGATCCAGGCGCTGGTGATGTCGGCCGTCGCGTAAGGCGGCGCCTTACACTGTCGGCAGGAACGAAAACCGCTCCCCTGCCCGCCGCAGGTTGAGGAGATCGGAATGACCGGGCTCGGCCTGCACGGCGTCGACGTGCGCGAAGGTCGGTCCGCGGTGGCAAGCTGCGATCATCCCGGACACGACGTCGGGGGCTCCGGAAAACACCGCCTCGACGCTGCCGTCGCGGCGGTTGCGCACCCAACCTTCGAGGCCGCGCGCGGTCGCCTGCTCGGCGACCCAGGCGCGGTAGCCGACGCCCTGGACGCGGCCGCTGATCATGACGTGGCGGGCCACGCCGCTCATTTTTTCAGGCCA from Bradyrhizobium genosp. L includes:
- a CDS encoding GbsR/MarR family transcriptional regulator produces the protein MTEITAKKKLPAAVERFILHWGDMGDQWGVNRSVSQIHGLLYLAEAPMTAEDIADTLGMARSNVSNSIKELLSWGLIRRVPILGDRRDHFEAETDIWEVAAKIAAGRKEREIDPALAALRACVSDAADDPAMSPVASKRLKEMLTFTELVDRWYAQMLNVPRPRLVALIRLGEKIVSFLPTGRAK
- a CDS encoding class I SAM-dependent methyltransferase; the protein is MQASDKAFVGSIPELYDQLFVPMIFEPYARDLAHRAKALGPRDLLETAAGTGAVTRALWSALGRDTRIVATDLNEPMLARAKSQMPDQADVSWQQADALALPFEDAGFDVVACQFGVMFFPDRVKGYAEARRVLRPGGRFLFNVWDRIEENEFADVVIQTLQTVFPDNPPQFLARTPHGYHDVARIRADLTAAGFKDIAIETVTHRSHAASAWNAAIAFCQGSPMRGEIESHGGQSLEMATQRAADGLARRFGTGAIEGRIQALVMSAVA
- a CDS encoding acylphosphatase → MSGVARHVMISGRVQGVGYRAWVAEQATARGLEGWVRNRRDGSVEAVFSGAPDVVSGMIAACHRGPTFAHVDAVQAEPGHSDLLNLRRAGERFSFLPTV